The genome window AGGCGCCAACACGTCGTAAGCCGAACGGCACGCGGAGCGTGCCACAAAGGGAACGACTCCCGGAGATCGCCAAACCCAGACGTCTGGCTCATTCGGCGCGAGACAGCCTCACCGCATGGGGATCGGCTTACGGGATGGCCCGGAGCGCGGGGAAGGCCAAGAACTCCCGTCTTTACAGCGTTAGCGACACATGATCGGTGAGTTCTGCACGTGCTCGTAGACTTCTCAGATGAGTCTCACGCCCGAGCAGACCGAACGCGTCCTCTCGCTGGCCCTCGACCTGGCCCGCGCCGGTGAGACTGAGCAGTTGGAGGAGTTCCTCGACCACGGCGTCCCCGTCAATGCGGTATCCGAGTCGGGCGACTCGTTGCTGATGCTGGCGGCCTACCACGATCGTCCCGACACCGTGAACATGCTGCTCGACCGCGGCGCCGACCCCGACCTGCGCAACGCTCGCGACCAGTCGATCGTCGCTGGTGCCATGTTCAAGGGCGCCGATGAGGTCGTACGCCGACTCGTAGGCGCCGGTGCCGACCTGGACGCCGGCACGCCAACAGCCCGCCAGGCGGCCGAGATGTTCGGTCGTGGCGGGCTGTTGACCTGAGATCGGTCAGGCGGGGGTGTTGTCCGGGTTGGGCTCGGTGTCGTCGATGGCGCCGGCGGCGAGCGCCTCGATCGCCTTGCGGACACCTTCGCCGTAGGCGGGGTCGGCCTGCGTGCAGTTGAAGATGTGCTTCTCGACCGACGTGGCGGACGCTCCGTCGATGGCCCGCGCGGTGTTCTCGAACAGTCGCTGCTGCTCCTCGGCGCTCATCAGGCGGAAGAGGTCGCCGGGCTGTTCGAAGTAGTTGTCATCGTCCTCGCGGAAGTCGAACCGATCGGCGACGGCACCGATGGCCTGGGCCGGGTCGGCGTACGCGGGCTGCTCAGGCCAGCGGCCGAAGTTGTTCGGCTCAATTCCGGGCACCGACCCCTGGTTGCCGTCGACCCGCATCGCGCCGTCGCGGTGGTAGGTGTTCGTCACCTTCGCGGCCCGCGGCTGGTTGACCGGGATCTGGTGGTGGTTGACCCCGACGCGGTACCGGGCCGCGTCGCCGTAGGAGAAGAGCCGGCCCTGGAGCATCTTGTCCGGGCTGAAGGAGATGCCCGGCACCAGGTTGGCGGGGGTGAATGCGGCCTGTTCTACGTCGGCGAAGTAGTTGTCGGGGTTGCGGTTGAGCTCGAACTCGCCCACCTCGATGAGTGGATAGTCCTTCTTCGACCAGACCTTGGTGAGGTCGAAGGGGTGGAAGCGGTAGTTGTCGGCCTCGGCCTCAGGCATCACCTGGATGAAGAACTTCCACTTCGGGAAGTCGCCCTTCTCGATCGACTCGTAAAGGTCGCGCTGGCCGGACTCGCGGTCGCCGGCGACGACAGCGGCAGCGTCCTCGTCGGTGAGGTTCTCGATGCCCTGCTGCGTGCGAAAGTGGAACTTCACCCAGAAACGCTCGCCCGCGGCGTTGATGAAGGAGAACGTGTGCGAGCCGAAGCCGTGCATGTGGCGATAGGACTTCGGGATGCCCCGGTCACTCATCACGATGGTTACCTGGTGCAGCGCCTCGGGCAGGTTGGTCCAGAAACCCCAGTTGTTCTCGGCGTCGCGCAGGTTGGTGCGCGGGTCGCGCTTGACGGCGCGGTTGAGGTCGGGGAACTTCAGCGGGTCGCGGAAGAAGAACACCGGGGTGTTGTTGCCGACGACGTCCCAGTTGCCCTCCTCGGTGTAGAAGCGCAGCGCGAAGCCGCGAATGTCGCGCTCGGCGTCGGCGGCACCGCGCTCACCGGCGACGGTGGAGAACCGGGCGAACATCTCGCACTCGTTGCCGACCTTGT of Candidatus Nanopelagicales bacterium contains these proteins:
- a CDS encoding ankyrin repeat domain-containing protein codes for the protein MSLTPEQTERVLSLALDLARAGETEQLEEFLDHGVPVNAVSESGDSLLMLAAYHDRPDTVNMLLDRGADPDLRNARDQSIVAGAMFKGADEVVRRLVGAGADLDAGTPTARQAAEMFGRGGLLT
- a CDS encoding catalase — encoded protein: TDPITTAAGAPVAENQNSLTAGARGPMLLQDLWFLEKLAHFDREVIPERRMHAKGSGAFGTFRVTQDISRYTKAAIFNKVGNECEMFARFSTVAGERGAADAERDIRGFALRFYTEEGNWDVVGNNTPVFFFRDPLKFPDLNRAVKRDPRTNLRDAENNWGFWTNLPEALHQVTIVMSDRGIPKSYRHMHGFGSHTFSFINAAGERFWVKFHFRTQQGIENLTDEDAAAVVAGDRESGQRDLYESIEKGDFPKWKFFIQVMPEAEADNYRFHPFDLTKVWSKKDYPLIEVGEFELNRNPDNYFADVEQAAFTPANLVPGISFSPDKMLQGRLFSYGDAARYRVGVNHHQIPVNQPRAAKVTNTYHRDGAMRVDGNQGSVPGIEPNNFGRWPEQPAYADPAQAIGAVADRFDFREDDDNYFEQPGDLFRLMSAEEQQRLFENTARAIDGASATSVEKHIFNCTQADPAYGEGVRKAIEALAAGAIDDTEPNPDNTPA